One region of Oryza sativa Japonica Group chromosome 5, ASM3414082v1 genomic DNA includes:
- the LOC107275515 gene encoding zinc finger protein 11 — protein sequence MDMDDGSSKGSRADESVSSLGTDDHAAAAEPMSSSPPPATATARPYYECVFCKRGFTTAQALGGHMNIHRRDRAAKPAGPGAAAPPRDASTTAVSRSVDCYSQFRHLAAAYPVPAATSGAAGTAGSSSSFTMYYGGTGAGAEAAVVAGPRELSLFDAATDHGLHLGVGRRGGGGDGGESRTPEGSEQQVAGELPERELDLELRLGRHTKQ from the coding sequence ATGGACATGGATGATGGAAGCAGCAAGGGTTCAAGAGCCGACGAGAGCGTCAGCTCGCTTGGCACGGACGATcatgccgccgcggcggagcccatgtcgtcgtcgccgccgccggcgacggcgacggccaggCCGTACTACGAGTGCGTGTTCTGCAAGCGCGGGTTCACCACGGCGCAGGCGCTCGGCGGCCACATGAACATCCACCGCCGCGACCGCGCCGCCAAGCCGGCCGGAcccggcgccgcggcgccccCCCGCGACGCGTCCACGACGGCGGTGTCGCGGAGCGTCGATTGCTATAGCCAGTTCCGCCACCTGGCGGCGGCGTACCCAGTACCGGCGGCGaccagcggcgccgccggcaccgccggcagcagcagcagcttcacCATGTACTACGGCGGCACGGGCGccggagcggaggcggcggtggtggccggccCAAGGGAGCTAAGCCTGTTCGATGCGGCCACTGATCACGGCTTGCACCTCGGCgtcgggcgccgcggcggcggcggtgacggcggcgagtcGCGGACACCAGAAGGATCAGAGCAGCAGGTTGCAGGTGAGCTGCCGGAGAGGGAGCTCGACTTGGAGCTCAGACTAGGGCGTCACACCAAGCAATGA